A region of the Methanobrevibacter ruminantium M1 genome:
TAACCAACCCAGGATATGCTAAATTCATCGAACCTAAAGTAATCGTCGTAACTGACCCAAGATCAGACTCTCAAGCTATCTTAGAATCCAAACAAAACGGAATTCCTGTAGTTGGTCTTTGTGATACAGAAAACTTACTTGCTAATGTAGATATCTGTGTACCTTCCAACAACAAAGGTAGAAAAGCTATCGCTTTAATCTACTGGTTGCTTGCAAGACAAATCTTAAGAGAAAGAGGAATTCTTGGCGAAGACGAAGACTTAGACTTAGAGCCTTCTGACTTTGAGCTTAAGTTCTAATTCAAGCTTTTCCTGCAAGCTTTTTTGAGCCTTCGGCTCAAAAAAACTTTGACCAAAAATTTTATCACGGCTATGTGATAAAATCCTTTTTTTATTTTAAACTTTAATTCAGATTAATTTTTAGTTTTTTTCCGCTTTTTTTATAAATTTTTATTTAAATATTCTTTGGAAAAATTTTTTATATTTTTTTCAATTATCAACGAGTTTTTTCTTTAACATTGAACATTATTCATTCTGATTTTCTAAAAAAAATTTTTTATTTTCTCATAAAATCCTTATTTTTATTTTTTATCAATTATTTTCAATTATTTTAGTTAAATCTTTATTTTATTTTCTATTTTTTTCAATTTAATTAAACTAATGTATTTTCAGCACATTGTAATTTTTCTTCATTTGGTTTACTATATGTAACTATTTATTATTTTTTTAATTTTTAAGGATTATGTATAGTTATTTTTTGATTTTAATGAACATATGTTCTTTATATTGAGTATAAAAATATTTAAATAGTTTATTAAAGAAATAAAGTAATATGGATAATATAAAAGATAAGAAGATCAATGATAAAATTCAAAAGCAATTGGCTAATGAGTCAGTCAATGAGCTTTTAAGCATTACAGGTATCAAATCAAATGTTATCCAACCTTTAACAGTAGAATATGTAGATGTTGCAGACACAAGAATAGCAGATTATGTAGGATTAGAAGAAAATGACAGTATCCGTCTTTTAGAGTTTCATACCGGCGCACCTAATGAAAACTTGGATTTTAAAATGTTTGATTATTCTTCCATGATTTATAAAAAATATAGGAAGCCTGTAAATGCGGTAGCGATTTGTACAGAACGAATAAACGAGCCAGAAGGCAAACTGGAATGGGGTGATAGGAACAAATATTATTATGATATTGTTACATACAAAGATATCGATGGGGAATTAGAATTAAATATTATTAGGAACAAAAATAAATTCAATCAAAAGTTATCTTCACTGGAGATTTTTACTTTAAAAATGATTTTATACACTTCCTTTGATAAAAAACCTCATGAGATAATGTTAGATGCCTGTAAATTAACTAATGAAGCTAACTTAAATCAATACCTGTTGGATGAAATAAAAAAGTTTCAGGAATTAACTTGCAGAAAAATAATTGATGAACAATATCATAGGGGGATTGCCGACGTGATAGCGATGAAAAATACTTTGTTTTATGAAGACTTGAAGAAGAGTGAAGAAAGAGGTATACGTATTGGTGAGAAAAGAGGTATAAGTATTGGTGAGGATAAAAAGGAATTTCATATGAGAATCCATATAATTAAAAATCTGTTAGGCAAGATTTCTAATTCTGATTTAGCAAAATCTTTGGATATTTCAGAGGAAGAACTTGAAGAGTTTATTAAAGAAAATAATTTAACTCCTTCAAAGGATTGATCTTTTTTATTTTCATTTTTTATATGCCTTTTTTAAGTTTTTTTTCAATGATTTAATAATATTTTTTTTATTTTTCTTCATTTTAAAGTTTATTAGTAGAAACTTCGAATGATCAATTGGGCTGCTGAAATGAAAACTATGAAAAATACTTTGTTTTATGAAGACTTTAAGAAAAGTGAGGAGAGAAGCATCCTTATTGGTGAGGATAAAAAGGAATTTCATCTGAGAATTCATATAATTAAAAATCTGTTAGGCAAGATTTCTAATTCTGATTTAGCAAAATCTTTGAATTTTTCAGAGGAAGAACTTGAAGAGTTTATTAAAGAAAATAATTTAACTCATTCTTCCATTTAATCTTTTTTTATTTTTTTTTTATTTTTTTATTTATTAATGTCTTTTTTTAACTATTTTAATCTTTTTTTATATTTTAATTAGTTAAATTTTTACTTTTTCTATATCTGCAATCATATATCTAATTCAAATTAAACATATTTTTATATTACTAAAACAAATTTATAATTATAAAATCCAAGGTGAAAATATGATTAGAGAAGCTGTCGTTGCAGGTACATTTTATGAAAATAATGTCAAATATTTGAGAGAAAGCATTGAAGACTGTTTTACACACAGATTAGGCCCAGGAGAAATTCCAAAGCTTTCCAGAGTAAATAAGGAAAAAGAAGTAAATGCAATCATGGTTCCTCATGCAGGATATGTCTATTCAGGTCCGACAGCAGCTCACGCATATTCAAAGC
Encoded here:
- the rpsB gene encoding 30S ribosomal protein S2; this translates as MSDLLIPLDNYLAAGLHIGTQQKTHDMEKYIFRVRSDGLYVLDVRKTDERLRAVAKFLAKYDPDDILVVATRQYGQAPVKKFGEITGCKTIPGRFIPGTLTNPGYAKFIEPKVIVVTDPRSDSQAILESKQNGIPVVGLCDTENLLANVDICVPSNNKGRKAIALIYWLLARQILRERGILGEDEDLDLEPSDFELKF